A region from the Panicum hallii strain FIL2 chromosome 1, PHallii_v3.1, whole genome shotgun sequence genome encodes:
- the LOC112901189 gene encoding pentatricopeptide repeat-containing protein At2g17670-like — MGKLPHANAMRAAAAKLPVALVPKPKPHAASPSAPLPERRGTNPAKPHRKPHRGPKAPGAIAPTATNAAQGEGEGRKPIKTPADLAAAIRTAADADIDAAVSLALEAPPAVPLPTYSLALLLRRLAARRSVAAARDLLSKLHPAPPDPASSTAPRGALLALADAVCRRGDPREISRLLPVLADHGVRADAHVYNALMKAHVAASDPAGILAVLRRMEGDGVQPDLVTYNTLVYALARAGMVAKARTFLETMAAQGYFPDVITYTSLMNGMCVQGDALGALKLLEEMEAKGCEPNERTYNTLLMGLCKNKKLDKAVEVYKSMVAAGMKMEAPAYATFVRALCRSGSVADAYEVFDYAIETKSITEVTAYTELENSLKWLRKMKS; from the coding sequence ATGGGGAAGCTGCCGCACGCCAACGCCATGCGCGCTGCCGCAGCCAAGCTCCCCGTCGCCCTCGTTCCCAAACCCAAGCCCCACGCCGCTTCACCCTCCGCTCCGCTGCCCGAGCGCCGCGGCACCAACCCCGCTAAACCCCACCGCAAGCCCCACAGAGGCCCAAAAGCCCCGGGGGCCATTGCGCCCACCGCCACCAACGCCGCGCAGGGGGAGGGCGAGGGGCGGAAGCCCATCAAGACCCccgccgacctcgccgccgccatccgcACCGCGGCGGACGCCGACATCGACGCGGCGGTGTCGCTGGCCCTCGAGGCGCCCCCCGCCGTCCCGCTCCCGACCTACTccctcgcgctcctcctccgccgcctcgcgGCCCGCCgctccgtcgccgccgcgcgGGACCTGCTGAGCAAGCTCCACCCGGCCCCGCCTGACCCCGCGTCCTCGACGGCCCCGCGCGGGGCGCTGCTCGCGCTCGCCGACGCCGTCTGCCGCCGCGGCGACCCGCGCGAGATCTCCAGGCTCCTCCCGGTCCTCGCCGACCACGGCGTCCGCGCCGACGCGCACGTCTACAACGCCCTCATGAAGGCGCACGTCGCGGCCTCCGACCCCGCCGGCATCCTCGCGGTGCTCCGGCGGATGGAGGGCGACGGCGTCCAGCCAGACCTCGTCACTTACAACACGCTCGTCTACGCgctcgcgcgcgcggggatGGTCGCCAAGGCGAGGACCTTCCTCGAGACCATGGCCGCACAGGGGTACTTCCCGGACGTCATCACCTACACCTCGCTCATGAACGGGATGTGCGTCCAGGGCGATGCGCTCGGGGCGCTTAAATTGCTCGAGGAGATGGAGGCCAAGGGGTGCGAGCCCAATGAGCGCACCTACAACACGCTGCTTATGGGTCTCTGCAAGAACAAGAAGCTGGACAAGGCCGTCGAGGTGTACAAGTCCATGGTAGCGGCTGGGATGAAGATGGAGGCGCCGGCGTATGCCACTTTTGTCAGGGCGTTGTGTCGATCAGGGAGCGTTGCTGATGCATATGAGGTGTTTGATTATGCCATTGAGACCAAGAGCATCACAGAGGTGACGGCGTATACTGAGCTTGAGAACTCACTCAAGTGGCTGCGCAAGATGAAATCATGA
- the LOC112900737 gene encoding GDSL esterase/lipase At5g55050-like, giving the protein MAVRRAAALLHRMLLVAAVAAASVAAGAKVPAMYVFGDSTADVGNNDYLPWSIARADFPHNGVDFPGGKPTGRFCNGLIGVDFIAIAMGFSRSPPA; this is encoded by the exons ATGGCTGTGCGACGAGCTGCTGCGCTGCTTCACCGGATGCTTcttgtggcggcggtggcggcggcgagtgTGGCCGCCGGGGCCAAGGTCCCGGCGATGTACGTGTTCGGCGACTCTACGGCCGACGTGGGGAACAACGACTACCTGCCGTGGAGCATCGCCAGGGCCGACTTCCCCCACAACGGCGTCGACTTCCCCGGCGGCAAGCCCACCGGCAGGTTCTGCAACGGCCTCATCGGCGTCGACTTCATCG CCATTGCTATGGGGTTCAGCAGGAGCCCACCGGCTTAA